Proteins from a single region of Thermodesulfobacteriota bacterium:
- a CDS encoding isoprenylcysteine carboxylmethyltransferase family protein — protein sequence MDLKNLIALSVIIFWPVIPLFWIPVHLMTGLFKRLGLATLIFPIIFWLPLAYSLYVIKEHLLFYKITIPAFLTYPGWALFISGLALHILTGIYLRFGLIGIPEFSDKVKMHLVKKGPFAVVRHPTYLAHSMIFLGAFLITGILTVGLIAILDFFTVHVIIIPFEERELQRRFGDEYMEYKRRVPKFFPKFMRHFCI from the coding sequence ATGGATTTAAAAAACCTTATAGCCTTATCAGTTATCATCTTTTGGCCGGTGATCCCGCTCTTCTGGATTCCGGTCCATCTCATGACAGGTCTTTTCAAAAGGCTGGGCCTGGCGACTCTAATCTTTCCGATCATCTTCTGGCTGCCCCTGGCCTACAGCCTTTATGTCATAAAGGAACACCTCCTTTTTTACAAAATTACGATTCCAGCGTTCTTAACTTATCCGGGCTGGGCCTTGTTTATCTCCGGACTGGCCCTCCACATCCTGACCGGCATATACCTGAGGTTCGGACTCATTGGCATCCCGGAGTTTTCAGACAAGGTGAAGATGCACCTGGTGAAAAAGGGCCCCTTCGCCGTAGTGAGGCATCCTACATATCTGGCGCATAGCATGATTTTCCTCGGGGCCTTCCTGATCACAGGTATCTTGACCGTGGGTTTGATAGCCATCCTGGATTTCTTTACGGTTCATGTGATCATCATCCCATTCGAAGAAAGAGAATTACAGAGGCGCTTCGGCGATGAATATATGGAGTACAAGAGAAGGGTACCCAAATTTTTCCCGAAGTTTATGCGGCATTTTTGCATTTGA